In a single window of the Papaver somniferum cultivar HN1 unplaced genomic scaffold, ASM357369v1 unplaced-scaffold_57, whole genome shotgun sequence genome:
- the LOC113343186 gene encoding glutathione transferase GST 23-like produces MEDLKLFSVWYSPYGCRIKCALQLKGLNYEYVEEDLSNKSDLLLQYNPVHKKVPVLVHGGKPIVESLIILEYIDETWPEKYPILPKDPYERSKARFWTKFMEDKEITFWSLVQATEETKEGKIGEIMGILKTIEEHGPGDKQYFGGHDIGFVDLAFGTFFRWFKAVEELKGIKIFETCTRLQTWFERFNEVAVVKENLPSVDELVAHYKPLFLAKYG; encoded by the exons ATGGAAGATTTGAAGTTATTTAGTGTATGGTATAGCCCTTATGGTTGCAGAATTAAATGTGCTCTGCAACTGAAAGGATTAAATTATGAATACGTAGAGGAAGATCTTTCAAATAAGAGTGATTTACTCCTTCAATACAACCCagttcataagaaagttcctgtTCTTGTTCATGGTGGAAAACCAATTGTTGAATCGTTGATCATTCTTGAATACATCGATGAGACGTGGCCAGAAAAATACCCAATACTCCCTAAAGATCCTTATGAACGATCTAAAGCTCGTTTCTGGACCAAATTCATGGAAGACAAG GAAATAACTTTTTGGAGTTTGGTTCAAGCTACTGAGGAAACAAAAGAGGGAAAAATCGGTGAAATCATGGGAATACTGAAAACCATTGAAGAACATGGACCAGGCGACAAGCAATATTTCGGAGGACATGATATCGGGTTCGTAGATTTAGCATTTGGAACCTTCTTCCGGTGGTTCAAAGCAGTGGAAGAGCTCAAAGGAATCAAGATATTTGAGACTTGTACCCGTTTGCAGACGTGGTTCGAAAGGTTCAATGAAGTGGCTGTAGTGAAAGAAAACTTACCAAGTGTGGATGAATTGGTCGCTCACTACAAACCTCTTTTTTTGGCTAAATATGGCTAG